A single window of Halobacterium jilantaiense DNA harbors:
- a CDS encoding extracellular solute-binding protein, producing MSERSGPSRRRFLAAAGAATMTGLAGCSGILGNESESDGDAPGIGDFRGSGAIVEDRPAPGGTSIEDLPDLDGELAIYLGGGEGGRYTTLIDLLDQYYDGFEVTQQTQPSSQLANVIVDEHDSGTTQADLFWSVDAGSLAYVSEQGATVDLSSDATSMVADDRFATDQWVGVAGRSRAVPYNTNQFDASDIPTSIDALATQDRFQGSLGWAPTYGAFHGFVTAMRQLRGDDGTREWLNSMLDQNPARYDSEYATVSRGITNGEVGAGPTNHYYPMLVFAQRPDVPLDLAFTENDAGSLVNTAGASVLDGASDPELADLFVRHLLSAEAQEFLATRGFAFPMIDGVEPVGPLPTIEELSPPDLDLQSLSDVQPTIELLKDVGILS from the coding sequence ATGAGTGAGCGATCCGGACCGAGCCGTCGCCGATTCCTGGCGGCGGCCGGCGCAGCGACGATGACAGGTCTCGCGGGCTGCAGCGGTATCCTCGGCAACGAGAGCGAATCCGACGGCGACGCGCCCGGCATCGGCGACTTCCGCGGCTCCGGCGCGATCGTCGAGGACCGCCCCGCGCCCGGCGGGACCAGCATCGAGGACCTCCCCGACCTCGACGGCGAACTCGCCATCTACCTCGGCGGCGGCGAGGGCGGCCGCTACACCACGCTCATCGACCTCCTCGACCAGTACTACGACGGCTTCGAGGTCACGCAGCAGACCCAGCCGTCCTCCCAGCTCGCGAACGTCATCGTCGACGAACACGACAGCGGGACCACGCAGGCCGACCTCTTCTGGTCCGTCGACGCGGGCTCGCTTGCCTACGTCTCCGAGCAGGGCGCGACCGTCGACCTCTCCAGTGACGCCACCTCGATGGTCGCCGACGACCGCTTCGCGACCGACCAGTGGGTCGGCGTCGCCGGCCGGTCCCGCGCCGTCCCCTACAACACCAACCAGTTCGACGCGTCCGACATCCCCACCAGCATCGACGCGCTCGCGACCCAGGACCGCTTCCAGGGGTCGCTCGGCTGGGCCCCGACGTACGGCGCGTTCCACGGCTTCGTCACCGCGATGCGCCAGCTCCGCGGCGACGACGGCACTCGCGAGTGGCTGAATTCGATGCTCGACCAGAACCCGGCGCGCTACGACAGCGAGTACGCCACGGTGTCCCGCGGCATCACGAACGGCGAGGTCGGCGCTGGCCCGACGAACCACTACTACCCGATGCTCGTGTTCGCGCAGCGCCCGGACGTGCCGCTGGACCTCGCGTTCACGGAGAACGACGCCGGCTCGCTCGTCAACACCGCCGGCGCGAGCGTCCTCGACGGAGCCAGCGACCCCGAACTCGCCGACCTGTTCGTCCGCCACCTGCTCTCCGCGGAAGCCCAGGAGTTCCTCGCGACGCGCGGCTTCGCGTTCCCGATGATCGACGGGGTCGAACCGGTCGGCCCGCTGCCCACCATCGAGGAGCTGTCGCCGCCGGACCTCGACCTCCAGTCGCTATCGGACGTCCAGCCCACCATCGAACTCCTCAAAGACGTCGGCATCCTCTCGTAA
- a CDS encoding alpha-1 4-glucan-protein synthase, which translates to MTRDVCVVVPTIREYECVRAYLRNARDHGFDTDRLFVVLVTEDFCDTQAMRAMLDEEGVAGAVFDGSDREQWYGEQGIAEYDHLVPAASHAQTSFGLLYMWANEDFEYGVFIDDDTLPHDEWDFFGTHLENLHHEGEVEEVTSDEQWVNVLYQSDADLYPRGYPYSAMDEAVETSATETEHVVASQGLWTNVPDLDAVRILMDGDLRGQAQTRTDFDDFDRDFVASDGDYLTVCSMNLAFRREVIPAFYQFPMDDNAWDVGRFDDIWSGVLLKRAADVVGGEIYNGGPLCEHNKAPRSTFDDLANEVAGLELNEHFWTEVAAVEPDSASYEAVARAVGRRLADGDYEEYNNGAFLNECGEYLLDWVACLDALAEREATATADD; encoded by the coding sequence ATGACCCGAGACGTCTGCGTGGTCGTACCCACCATCCGAGAGTACGAGTGTGTCCGCGCCTACCTGCGGAACGCCCGCGACCACGGCTTCGACACCGACCGGCTGTTCGTCGTCCTCGTCACCGAGGACTTCTGTGACACCCAGGCGATGCGAGCGATGCTCGACGAGGAGGGCGTCGCCGGCGCTGTCTTCGACGGGTCCGACCGCGAACAGTGGTACGGCGAGCAGGGAATCGCGGAGTACGACCACCTCGTCCCGGCAGCCAGCCACGCCCAGACCTCGTTCGGCCTGCTGTACATGTGGGCGAACGAGGACTTCGAGTACGGCGTGTTCATCGACGACGACACGCTCCCCCACGACGAGTGGGACTTCTTCGGGACGCACCTCGAAAACCTCCACCACGAAGGGGAGGTAGAGGAAGTCACCTCCGACGAGCAGTGGGTGAACGTCCTCTACCAGTCCGACGCAGACCTCTACCCCCGCGGCTACCCGTACTCGGCGATGGACGAGGCCGTGGAGACGAGTGCGACGGAGACCGAGCACGTGGTCGCGTCCCAGGGCCTCTGGACGAACGTCCCGGACCTCGACGCCGTCCGCATCCTGATGGACGGCGACCTCCGGGGGCAGGCACAGACGCGGACGGACTTCGACGACTTCGACCGCGACTTCGTCGCGAGTGACGGAGACTACCTCACGGTCTGCTCGATGAACCTCGCGTTCCGCCGGGAGGTCATCCCGGCGTTCTACCAGTTCCCGATGGACGACAACGCGTGGGACGTGGGCCGGTTCGACGACATCTGGAGCGGCGTGCTCCTGAAGCGCGCGGCCGACGTGGTCGGCGGCGAGATATACAACGGCGGCCCGCTGTGCGAGCACAACAAGGCCCCGCGGTCGACGTTCGACGACCTCGCGAACGAGGTGGCGGGCCTCGAACTGAACGAACACTTCTGGACGGAAGTGGCGGCGGTAGAGCCCGACTCGGCGTCCTACGAGGCCGTCGCGCGTGCGGTGGGTCGGCGGCTCGCGGACGGCGACTACGAGGAGTACAACAACGGCGCGTTCCTGAACGAGTGCGGCGAGTACCTCCTCGACTGGGTGGCGTGCCTGGACGCGCTCGCGGAGCGCGAGGCAACGGCCACCGCCGACGACTGA